The sequence TCGGCCGCCAATATTTTCGAAGCTCTCGATGGCGAGTCCGGGGTACGGGTCGAACAACAATGTCAGGCCTGCAATTTTTCCATCCTCCGCATGCAGGGGCTGGGAGCCGATCACACCCAGATATTGCTGGATGGTCAGCCGGTATATTCCGGGCTGGCATCGGTCTATGGCCTGCAACAGCTGTCCACGGCCGATGTCGATCGGATTGAAATCGTCAAAGGAGCCGGATCGGCCCTGTACGGCAGTAATGCCGTTGCCGGGGCTATTAATATTATATCTTCGATCCCCAGGGAAACTGGGGGCGAAATTACCCTTGAAATGGGGGAATACGGAACCCGAAAATACGACCTCTCGGTCGGTACCCGCAAGGATAATGTCGGCATTTTTATTTTCGCGCAAAATAACGAGCAGGATGAAATCGATCAAACCGGCGATATAAATGCTCCCGGCGGCGTGGATAATCCCGACGGCTGGATTGATCGGGTGAAATCATCGGCCAAGAACCTCGGCTTCAATATCTTCGTCGATAACCTTTTCGCCTCCGATCAACTCGTTTTTCGAGGCCGTTTGCTGAATGAAACGCGCAACGGCGGCTGGCTCGATAACAATTTGTTTCTGAACCGATTCGCACCGGGAACCGAAGGTATTATTACGGATCGATACTCCGGAGGATTATCATACAAAATCTGGCTCCCCGGTGGCGCCGAATTAAATGCCGATCTCAGCCTTACACGCCATAAACGAGATGCCACCAACGATACTTTTCTGGGCGATTACGAGGACGCTTTCGGTGAGTCGCCGGACATCAATTTACTGAGACCGTATCTGGCCAATGAGCAACTCATTATCGGCAACATCAATTATATCCATACTCCGATTAGCGGACATACTTTCCTGGTCGGGTTTCAGGTCAGTCATAACAAGCTGGACGAAAGCGGGATGTATGTGGATTCCGATCAGCTGGAAGCCTACCTGTCGACTTCCGCCAAAGAAGCTCTGGAACTGGGAGCATATATTCAGGATGAATTCAGGCTGACGAAAAAACTGGAACTGGTGGCCGGACTCCGTTTGGATTACCACAACTCGGAAGATAAATTTCATGGCTCAGGTGATGTCCTGCCGTCGGGCCTGGAACCCCTTGAGTACGATGAAACCGCTTTGAATCCCCGTTTCTCCATTAAGTACGCCGCGGCTGAGGGTTTGAATATCCGGGGATCGGTCGGGACCGGCTTCCGGGTTCCCTATGGATTCTCCGAAGACCTTCATCTCTGTAGCGGATCACCCAGGGTATATAAGGGCGGAAATCTCAAATCGGAAAAATCGGTCAGCTATTCCCTTAACGCCGATTACTTCTCCCCGAAACTGACCGCCGGAATAAATCTGTACCGTACCGAATTGAGCGATGCCATTGCCTTTGCCGAAGCCGATGAGGTCGTGGCCGGTATGGGTTATACCTATGAATGGAAAAATATTAACGACGCCTACGTCACGGGAGCCGAATTCGATCTCTCTTACTCCCTTATCGATGATCTTGCCTGCCGCCTGAGTTTCGAAATTTTCCGGGGCAAATACGACAGTCCCCGTCAGGATTGGGCGGGAACCGAGTACGAAACCATCAGCCGCAATATTTCAAGGTACCCGGCAACGTCCGGCGGTATCGGTCTTGAGTATACACCCTCCCTATGGAGTTTTATCCTCGATGTTGATTACACCGGAAAAATGTATATCGACCTTACCGAACCGGCCGATGAAGCAGATATCAAGATACATGAAACTGAAAACTATTTCATTGTCAATACCAGGATTTCCCGAAGCTTTTTCGGAAAATATTCCTTATACGCTGGCGCCAAAAACCTGACCGATTACACCCAGGAAGAAAAACATATCGATGATGCCGCCTTTATGTATGCTCCGGTTTATGGCCGAATTGTCTATGGAGGAATACAGATTGCCTTTTAGATAATAATACCGGAAAAATCACTCCTCTCCATTTTATACCTCCTTACAGAAAGGGTACACTCTCGTGTACCCTTCTTATTTTATCCATTATTTCCCCTGCTATTTTTTTATGCCGGTATAGCCGGGCAGGTCAGACGAGTAGGTCAGAGCCCCGCACTCCTGACTATTTCGTGGGCGGCAAACGCCTTCATCCGCCCTTTATGGGATATAACCCGTCGAGAATATACAATTTATAATGTCATTTCTGCGAAAGCGGAAATCCAATGTTGTCGCCCACCCAACAGGTGGGTAAAATAATCTATGGTAATCAATAAATTTCGGGCAAATCATGCACCGGATGATCCACGTCTTCAGAAATCCAGCAGGTCGGCATTCCGAGCGAATGAGCCAATGTGAATTCGAGAGAAACCCGACAAAATAATGATGAATACTGGAGATAATATAACAATAATATGCCGGAATCGTTTGGTTTTCGA comes from Candidatus Zixiibacteriota bacterium and encodes:
- a CDS encoding TonB-dependent receptor, producing MFRTIGIPLLMLLLCLPVSATSVAIRGIVIDADSREPIPGATVMIEGTTKGTSSDLLGQFVIEGLSRDKFMLSVSSIGYSNKTEELRLHQNNIDKLEIKLNRSPLEIDGIVVTGTRTPRFITDAPVRTQVVTKTSIEKKSAANIFEALDGESGVRVEQQCQACNFSILRMQGLGADHTQILLDGQPVYSGLASVYGLQQLSTADVDRIEIVKGAGSALYGSNAVAGAINIISSIPRETGGEITLEMGEYGTRKYDLSVGTRKDNVGIFIFAQNNEQDEIDQTGDINAPGGVDNPDGWIDRVKSSAKNLGFNIFVDNLFASDQLVFRGRLLNETRNGGWLDNNLFLNRFAPGTEGIITDRYSGGLSYKIWLPGGAELNADLSLTRHKRDATNDTFLGDYEDAFGESPDINLLRPYLANEQLIIGNINYIHTPISGHTFLVGFQVSHNKLDESGMYVDSDQLEAYLSTSAKEALELGAYIQDEFRLTKKLELVAGLRLDYHNSEDKFHGSGDVLPSGLEPLEYDETALNPRFSIKYAAAEGLNIRGSVGTGFRVPYGFSEDLHLCSGSPRVYKGGNLKSEKSVSYSLNADYFSPKLTAGINLYRTELSDAIAFAEADEVVAGMGYTYEWKNINDAYVTGAEFDLSYSLIDDLACRLSFEIFRGKYDSPRQDWAGTEYETISRNISRYPATSGGIGLEYTPSLWSFILDVDYTGKMYIDLTEPADEADIKIHETENYFIVNTRISRSFFGKYSLYAGAKNLTDYTQEEKHIDDAAFMYAPVYGRIVYGGIQIAF